Proteins encoded by one window of Haematobia irritans isolate KBUSLIRL chromosome 2, ASM5000362v1, whole genome shotgun sequence:
- the Snx21 gene encoding sorting nexin 21 isoform X2 — MRAAMARRTQVSSIDVPDNPEDLESPDSIEVGTLTIQDTETKSNQKDIWERPSRYNPHNLPEDNSSALIFEILSARILPPEGEDLKVKRYVVYNVTVRQDSRIQMDQQPATIERRYTDFRDMYQTLKRDYPQHMANIDFPNKVLMGNFSASLIADRSLAFEQLLTYIVRNPVLRSTTTFLDFLQDNELSKACQLLDERNDACIGLLENTFMLLNKIFMDRSKPVLLILCRLVCACTNSPVPHPSAEKWAALALNRYETLCDIDLLPLYIPLLHTCAHLWWQKGRDQKPITERLTDMSKKGISINNNPTLMQAIHKLDPRSETI; from the exons A TGCGTGCAGCTATGGCCCGAAGAACACAGGTATCATCAATTGATGTTCCTGACAATCCTGAAGATTTAGAAAGTCCAGATAGTATAGAAGTTGGAACTCTAACTATTCAAGATACCGAAACAAAATCCAATCAAAAAg ACATTTGGGAACGTCCATCACGTTATAATCCGCACAACCTTCCAGAAGACAACAGTTCTGCATTAATATTCGAAATTCTCTCTGCACGCATATTGCCTCCGGAAGGTGAAGATTTAAAAGTGAAAAGATATGTAGTGTATAATGTAACCGTACGGCAAGATTCTCGAATTCAAATGGATCAACAACCAGCAACTATAGAAAGACGTTATACAGATTTTCGTGATATGTACCAAACGCTGAAACGAGACTATCCGCAGCACATGGCCAACATTGATTTTCCCAATAAGGTGTTAATGGGGAATTTTTCCGCATCCCTTATTGCCGATAGAAGTTTGGCATTTGAACAACTACTAACGTACATTGTGCGAAATCCTGTTCTAAGATCGACtacaacatttttggatttCTTACAAGATAATGAATTATCAAAGGCATGTCAATTATTAGATGAACGAAATGATGCATGCATTGGATTGTTGGAAAATACTTTTAtgcttctaaataaaattttcatggaTCGTTCCAAGCCAGTGCTATTGATATTATGCCGATTGGTGTGTGCCTGTACTAATTCCCCTGTACCCCATCCATCGGCAGAAAAATGGGCTGCATTGGCATTAAATCGATATGAGACACTATGTGATATAGATCTCTTACCCTTATATATACCGCTTCTACATACTTGTGCCCATTTATG GTGGCAGAAAGGCCGAGATCAAAAACCCATAACGGAACGTTTAACGGATATGTCGAAAAAGGGTATTAGCATTAATAATAATCCGACTTTAATGCAAGCTATCCATAAACTAGATCCTCGTTCAGAGACTATTTAA
- the Snx21 gene encoding sorting nexin 21 isoform X1, whose protein sequence is MTHFSHRNVRKVRAAMARRTQVSSIDVPDNPEDLESPDSIEVGTLTIQDTETKSNQKDIWERPSRYNPHNLPEDNSSALIFEILSARILPPEGEDLKVKRYVVYNVTVRQDSRIQMDQQPATIERRYTDFRDMYQTLKRDYPQHMANIDFPNKVLMGNFSASLIADRSLAFEQLLTYIVRNPVLRSTTTFLDFLQDNELSKACQLLDERNDACIGLLENTFMLLNKIFMDRSKPVLLILCRLVCACTNSPVPHPSAEKWAALALNRYETLCDIDLLPLYIPLLHTCAHLWWQKGRDQKPITERLTDMSKKGISINNNPTLMQAIHKLDPRSETI, encoded by the exons ATGACCCACTTCTCACATCGAAACGTAAGAAAAG TGCGTGCAGCTATGGCCCGAAGAACACAGGTATCATCAATTGATGTTCCTGACAATCCTGAAGATTTAGAAAGTCCAGATAGTATAGAAGTTGGAACTCTAACTATTCAAGATACCGAAACAAAATCCAATCAAAAAg ACATTTGGGAACGTCCATCACGTTATAATCCGCACAACCTTCCAGAAGACAACAGTTCTGCATTAATATTCGAAATTCTCTCTGCACGCATATTGCCTCCGGAAGGTGAAGATTTAAAAGTGAAAAGATATGTAGTGTATAATGTAACCGTACGGCAAGATTCTCGAATTCAAATGGATCAACAACCAGCAACTATAGAAAGACGTTATACAGATTTTCGTGATATGTACCAAACGCTGAAACGAGACTATCCGCAGCACATGGCCAACATTGATTTTCCCAATAAGGTGTTAATGGGGAATTTTTCCGCATCCCTTATTGCCGATAGAAGTTTGGCATTTGAACAACTACTAACGTACATTGTGCGAAATCCTGTTCTAAGATCGACtacaacatttttggatttCTTACAAGATAATGAATTATCAAAGGCATGTCAATTATTAGATGAACGAAATGATGCATGCATTGGATTGTTGGAAAATACTTTTAtgcttctaaataaaattttcatggaTCGTTCCAAGCCAGTGCTATTGATATTATGCCGATTGGTGTGTGCCTGTACTAATTCCCCTGTACCCCATCCATCGGCAGAAAAATGGGCTGCATTGGCATTAAATCGATATGAGACACTATGTGATATAGATCTCTTACCCTTATATATACCGCTTCTACATACTTGTGCCCATTTATG GTGGCAGAAAGGCCGAGATCAAAAACCCATAACGGAACGTTTAACGGATATGTCGAAAAAGGGTATTAGCATTAATAATAATCCGACTTTAATGCAAGCTATCCATAAACTAGATCCTCGTTCAGAGACTATTTAA
- the Snx21 gene encoding sorting nexin 21 isoform X3: MARRTQVSSIDVPDNPEDLESPDSIEVGTLTIQDTETKSNQKDIWERPSRYNPHNLPEDNSSALIFEILSARILPPEGEDLKVKRYVVYNVTVRQDSRIQMDQQPATIERRYTDFRDMYQTLKRDYPQHMANIDFPNKVLMGNFSASLIADRSLAFEQLLTYIVRNPVLRSTTTFLDFLQDNELSKACQLLDERNDACIGLLENTFMLLNKIFMDRSKPVLLILCRLVCACTNSPVPHPSAEKWAALALNRYETLCDIDLLPLYIPLLHTCAHLWWQKGRDQKPITERLTDMSKKGISINNNPTLMQAIHKLDPRSETI; encoded by the exons ATGGCCCGAAGAACACAGGTATCATCAATTGATGTTCCTGACAATCCTGAAGATTTAGAAAGTCCAGATAGTATAGAAGTTGGAACTCTAACTATTCAAGATACCGAAACAAAATCCAATCAAAAAg ACATTTGGGAACGTCCATCACGTTATAATCCGCACAACCTTCCAGAAGACAACAGTTCTGCATTAATATTCGAAATTCTCTCTGCACGCATATTGCCTCCGGAAGGTGAAGATTTAAAAGTGAAAAGATATGTAGTGTATAATGTAACCGTACGGCAAGATTCTCGAATTCAAATGGATCAACAACCAGCAACTATAGAAAGACGTTATACAGATTTTCGTGATATGTACCAAACGCTGAAACGAGACTATCCGCAGCACATGGCCAACATTGATTTTCCCAATAAGGTGTTAATGGGGAATTTTTCCGCATCCCTTATTGCCGATAGAAGTTTGGCATTTGAACAACTACTAACGTACATTGTGCGAAATCCTGTTCTAAGATCGACtacaacatttttggatttCTTACAAGATAATGAATTATCAAAGGCATGTCAATTATTAGATGAACGAAATGATGCATGCATTGGATTGTTGGAAAATACTTTTAtgcttctaaataaaattttcatggaTCGTTCCAAGCCAGTGCTATTGATATTATGCCGATTGGTGTGTGCCTGTACTAATTCCCCTGTACCCCATCCATCGGCAGAAAAATGGGCTGCATTGGCATTAAATCGATATGAGACACTATGTGATATAGATCTCTTACCCTTATATATACCGCTTCTACATACTTGTGCCCATTTATG GTGGCAGAAAGGCCGAGATCAAAAACCCATAACGGAACGTTTAACGGATATGTCGAAAAAGGGTATTAGCATTAATAATAATCCGACTTTAATGCAAGCTATCCATAAACTAGATCCTCGTTCAGAGACTATTTAA
- the CCDC53 gene encoding coiled-coil domain containing 53 yields MDGGDLLTQNVDKEQLPPLHQKRILAFVNHFLINSCNFLNEFSLQCETKFIEIERKLQKVEAALTILEAKLASIPDVENKDSEKTVQEDKSSVSNNNETPKTETISETPEKEPTIKGIAAAEHEVYKKFFKMLQVGVPLQAVRLKMQAEGLDSNILSNPQAIIPLEDSNES; encoded by the exons ATGGACGGTGGGGAtttactaacacaaaatgttgacaaggaaCAG CTTCCTCCCCTGCACCAAAAGAGAATTTTGGCTTTTGTAAATCACTTTCTAATTAATTCGTGCAATTTTCTTAATGAGTTTTCGTTACAATGTGAAACGAAGTTTAtagaaattgaaagaaaattgcaaaaagttgAAGCAGCCTTAACCATATTGGAGGCAAAG TTGGCCTCTATACCGGATGTAGAAAATAAAGATAGCGAGAAAACAGTTCAGGAAGATAAATCAAGCGTATCGAACAATAACGAAACCCCAAAGACTGAAACCATAAGCGAAACTCCAGAAAAGGAACCAACTATCAAGGGCATTGCAGCTGCTGAACACGaagtatataaaaaattctttaaaatgttgCAGGTTGGTGTTCCCTTACAAGCTGTCCGGTTGAAAATGCAAGCAGAAGGTCTAGATTCGAACATTCTAAG tAATCCTCAAGCAATTATACCTCTAGAAGATAGCAACGAAAGTTGA
- the RpL36A gene encoding ribosomal protein L36A: protein MVNVPKQRRTFCKKCKCHKLHKVTQYKKSKERKGAQGRRRYDRKQQGFGGQTKPIFRKKAKTTKKIVLRMECTECKYRKQSPLKRCKHFELGGDKKRKGQMIQF from the exons ATG GTAAACGTACCAAAACAACGTCGCACCTTCTGTAAGAAGTGCAAGTGCCACAAATTGCACAAAGTCACCCAATACAAGAAGTCCAAGGAGCGTAAGGGTGCCCAAGGTAGACGTCGTTACGACAGAAAACAACAAGGTTTTGGTGGTCAAACCAAGCCTATCTTCAGAAAGAAG GCTAAGACTACCAAAAAGATTGTATTGCGTATGGAATGCACTGAATGCAAATACCGCAAGCAATCCCCATTGAAGCGTTGCAAACATTTCGAATTGGGTGGTGACAAGAAACGCAAGGGTCAAATGATTCAGTTCTAA